Proteins encoded by one window of Paenibacillus sp. DCT19:
- a CDS encoding pilus assembly protein codes for MKKRVTITLVLTIALTTFITFIVGVTSDRSHSGNSQDSTLPTETTYSVIHTSADGEDETEHSTKDADWEHKAIGGTSVPNAFTISAGRGHLKLVMKNNSSHPVQVTLTHKGSTDKIYFEKTIAAQDTLIWTNFEEGYPQGMRGGSYVLEWVGGEYAVNGEVSGKLASNIHDF; via the coding sequence ATGAAGAAAAGGGTAACGATCACCTTAGTGCTGACCATCGCATTGACCACATTTATCACATTTATTGTAGGTGTCACCTCAGACAGGTCACATTCCGGCAACTCACAAGACAGCACACTTCCAACGGAAACCACCTACTCGGTGATCCATACGTCCGCGGATGGAGAAGATGAGACTGAACACTCTACAAAAGATGCAGATTGGGAACACAAAGCCATTGGCGGCACTTCGGTTCCTAACGCTTTTACCATAAGTGCAGGTCGTGGACACCTCAAACTTGTCATGAAAAATAATAGTAGCCATCCAGTTCAAGTTACCCTGACACATAAAGGGAGCACGGATAAAATCTATTTCGAGAAGACAATTGCTGCTCAAGATACTCTGATCTGGACTAATTTTGAAGAGGGGTATCCACAAGGCATGCGTGGCGGAAGTTATGTCCTAGAGTGGGTTGGCGGCGAATATGCCGTGAATGGTGAGGTTTCGGGTAAACTTGCATCCAACATTCATGATTTCTAA
- a CDS encoding AarF/ABC1/UbiB kinase family protein, translated as MAVRIKHVGRYREIAMALVRHGFGYMVEELGLFQILALPRRWMSREAHTTKTLSERIRLVLQELGPAFVKLGQLASTRADLLPESVIRELVKLQDQVPPFSSETARGILEQELDIPLEEIFSRFEDTPVAAASIGQVHLGKLQSGEAVAIKIQRPGISRIVQRDLDILRELTAMAEKRWDWVKQYQIPQMVEEYAQALMAELDYTIEARNTEKIAQQYQPDEKVKIPTIYWDQTSSRVLTMEYIEGIKLNDREQLVKKGHDLNDIAQRLVDSLLNQIFIHGFFHADPHPGNLMVLKDGRLAFIDFGMVGTLSDEMKQQLATLIIGLMRKDTDSMVRSIEKLGMMPDDMDLRGLHVDLDKLRTKYYDIPFSKISVGEALNDLFGVAQRHRVVMPADILLLGKSLLTMEGVIEHLDPSLSIVDMAEPFGRKLIKERFSPGRIKNKLFRSAADMAESVIGLPGQLRQLSSIISKGKLRLEVSVPELETLLRRLDQISNRLSFSIVLLAFCIIMVGLIIGSSISHQATMLWDIPVIEIGFLVAILMVAFLLYSIFKSGRF; from the coding sequence ATGGCTGTACGAATTAAACATGTCGGCAGATACCGGGAAATTGCCATGGCGCTAGTGCGTCATGGCTTCGGTTATATGGTCGAGGAGTTGGGTTTGTTCCAAATTCTCGCCTTACCCCGCCGATGGATGTCGCGTGAAGCCCACACGACCAAAACACTGAGTGAGCGTATACGGCTAGTGCTGCAGGAGCTGGGGCCGGCTTTCGTTAAGCTGGGGCAATTGGCGAGCACACGGGCAGATTTGTTGCCTGAGTCGGTCATTCGTGAACTGGTGAAACTGCAGGATCAGGTTCCACCGTTTTCTTCGGAGACGGCTAGGGGTATTTTGGAACAGGAATTGGATATACCGTTGGAAGAGATCTTCTCCCGGTTCGAGGATACCCCTGTAGCTGCGGCCAGCATTGGTCAGGTGCATTTGGGTAAACTTCAGAGCGGTGAGGCGGTTGCGATTAAGATTCAGCGACCTGGCATCTCACGAATTGTGCAGCGCGATTTGGATATTTTGCGCGAGTTGACCGCGATGGCTGAGAAGCGCTGGGATTGGGTGAAGCAGTACCAGATTCCGCAAATGGTTGAGGAGTATGCACAAGCGCTGATGGCTGAGTTAGATTACACCATTGAAGCGAGAAATACCGAGAAGATCGCACAGCAATATCAACCGGACGAGAAGGTGAAGATTCCGACGATTTACTGGGATCAGACGTCTTCCCGTGTGCTCACGATGGAGTATATTGAAGGAATCAAGCTGAATGACCGTGAACAATTAGTTAAAAAAGGACATGACCTGAACGATATTGCACAGCGGCTGGTAGATTCGTTATTGAATCAGATTTTCATCCATGGCTTCTTCCATGCTGACCCACATCCAGGTAACCTGATGGTACTCAAGGATGGTAGATTAGCCTTTATTGACTTTGGCATGGTAGGAACGCTGAGTGACGAGATGAAGCAACAGCTGGCTACGCTTATTATTGGACTGATGCGCAAAGATACGGACAGTATGGTTCGTTCGATTGAGAAGCTGGGTATGATGCCTGATGATATGGATCTTCGCGGGCTACATGTCGATTTGGACAAGCTCAGAACGAAGTATTACGATATTCCATTTTCTAAAATCAGTGTAGGTGAGGCACTCAATGACCTGTTCGGCGTGGCTCAGCGGCACCGTGTGGTGATGCCTGCGGATATTCTATTGTTAGGCAAGTCGCTACTGACGATGGAAGGTGTCATTGAGCATCTCGACCCATCCTTGAGTATTGTGGATATGGCGGAGCCCTTTGGACGTAAACTGATTAAGGAACGATTCAGCCCAGGCAGGATCAAAAATAAACTCTTCCGTAGTGCTGCCGACATGGCAGAGAGTGTGATTGGATTGCCAGGACAATTGCGGCAGTTATCTTCGATTATCAGCAAAGGAAAGCTGCGATTGGAAGTCAGTGTGCCTGAACTGGAGACGCTGCTGCGCAGGCTGGATCAGATCAGCAACCGATTATCATTCAGTATCGTACTGCTTGCCTTTTGTATCATTATGGTTGGACTTATCATCGGTTCATCAATCAGTCATCAGGCAACGATGCTATGGGACATTCCGGTGATTGAGATTGGATTTCTTGTGGCTATATTGATGGTGGCGTTTCTGCTCTATTCGATATTTAAATCAGGGCGGTTCTAG
- a CDS encoding phasin family protein: MSDLFKKAISLGLGLTVVSKEKIEKTVDDLVKRGELAPGESKALVERLMERGDEEQGQLKKVIHEQVRRVLQEVGVPSKDEVTGLEQRVALLEKKLAELNQTPQLQTDSSPAPLEVPPLKGNEIE, from the coding sequence ATGAGCGATTTGTTCAAAAAGGCGATTTCATTAGGGCTAGGTCTTACCGTCGTAAGCAAAGAAAAGATTGAAAAAACAGTGGATGATCTAGTAAAACGCGGTGAACTCGCGCCGGGTGAATCTAAGGCTCTAGTTGAACGTCTGATGGAACGAGGCGACGAGGAGCAGGGTCAGCTGAAGAAAGTAATTCACGAACAGGTTAGACGTGTGCTGCAGGAAGTGGGCGTACCTTCAAAAGATGAAGTAACAGGTCTAGAGCAACGTGTAGCGCTCCTTGAGAAGAAACTTGCAGAACTGAATCAGACACCACAGCTTCAAACGGATAGCTCCCCTGCTCCACTTGAAGTTCCTCCTCTCAAAGGAAACGAGATCGAGTAG
- a CDS encoding ThuA domain-containing protein, whose translation MDHRKKALLLGDYTHPDWHPLQGVDAEISRIFQDIMTVQCSENRNMLLQENITGFDVCISYMDDWKGKVSPQQTAGLLSYVSNGGGLVILHNGISLQNRYELKQMIGAKFLHHPPYAPLEFTVTEQSHPVTEGITGFALEEEPYQFEFGSFSETKVLLEYQSEEGPKPAAWAHKYGLGRIVYLMPGHHVPTFAHETYRKLVFQAGKWAARYV comes from the coding sequence ATGGATCATCGTAAAAAGGCGTTATTGCTCGGCGATTATACACATCCCGATTGGCACCCGCTTCAAGGCGTGGATGCTGAGATCAGCCGAATCTTTCAAGATATTATGACTGTGCAATGCAGTGAGAACCGCAATATGTTATTACAAGAAAATATCACAGGATTTGATGTGTGTATTTCATATATGGACGATTGGAAGGGAAAAGTCTCTCCACAGCAAACGGCAGGATTACTGTCCTATGTAAGTAATGGCGGCGGTTTAGTCATTCTGCATAACGGAATCTCGCTCCAAAATCGATATGAACTCAAGCAGATGATCGGTGCCAAATTTTTGCATCATCCACCGTATGCTCCACTGGAATTCACAGTTACGGAGCAGTCACATCCTGTGACAGAAGGCATTACCGGATTTGCGCTGGAAGAAGAGCCTTATCAGTTTGAATTTGGTTCCTTCTCTGAAACGAAAGTTTTGCTTGAGTATCAGTCGGAAGAAGGGCCTAAGCCAGCGGCTTGGGCACATAAATATGGTTTGGGGCGGATCGTGTACCTGATGCCAGGACATCATGTGCCGACGTTTGCCCACGAGACTTATCGTAAGTTGGTCTTCCAAGCAGGCAAATGGGCTGCGCGTTACGTGTAA